One stretch of Bombus pascuorum chromosome 14, iyBomPasc1.1, whole genome shotgun sequence DNA includes these proteins:
- the LOC132914257 gene encoding synaptic vesicle glycoprotein 2B-like isoform X2, whose translation MNPSVKCSGEDAKSEESGPVDFERAITNAGYGKFNYLLLLAVLPASFSSIFSSSAMSYVLPSAECDLRLTMFDKGLLNSMTFAGMISTSFFWGFMTDTFGRKKIMFYGYMVAGIMSLTACFSHTSWLLILFKFLDGVIMSGPYAALMSYLAEVHNDAQRSRTYMWLGVFFSLGNISLPCIAWLIIPQKWTINVWTRVIKISSWRVFLAICSLPEFLACLAFFAFPESPRFLLLKGRREEALEVFRKIYSVNTGKNPDTYPIKDIDDEHSVELASNSKIKDKLRSCWQQIKPLFLSPNIFKLIAIGMIQLGATIGSNSIRLWMPQLFTMMEQFKNDYSKYEYSSSQPRFCYMLGQQGANHSFSTSFVNETLNAAHTCVPVELNSKVFINSIVIAVTGVIGYTLAGTLITVVGKKKLIATCFVVAAACCGSLYWAEDTNSILGLCSVFVAMSSIGGACVINVIVDNFPTCLRTMAVSLTMMVGRIGAVIGNLLFPVLFDLSCLGPFVMIGSASLVSALLVTILPRKKSQKNKPKQIA comes from the exons GTGAAGACGCAAAGTCTGAGGAGTCTGGTCCCGTAGATTTCGAACGAGCAATAACTAATGCCG GCTATGGAAAATTCAACTACTTGTTGCTGTTGGCCGTGTTGCCCGCTAGTTTCTCCAGTATTTTCTCGTCATCGGCGATGTCGTACGTGTTACCATCGGCCGAGTGCGACTTGAGGCTCACCATGTTCGACAAGGGTCTACTCAACTCGATGACGTTCGCAG GTATGATCAGCACCTCATTTTTCTGGGGATTTATGACCGATACATTTGGTCGTAAGAAGATAATGTTTTACGGTTACATGGTCGCCGGAATCATGAGTTTGACGGCTTGTTTCTCGCATACTTCGTGgcttttaattttgttcaaGTTTCTCGATGGCGTAAT CATGTCCGGCCCGTATGCCGCTCTGATGTCTTATTTGGCAGAAGTGCACAATGATGCGCAGCGATCTCGAACCTACATGTGGCTAGGGGTGTTTTTCTCGcttggaaatatttctctaCCAT GCATCGCCTGGTTAATTATACCGCAAAAATGGACCATTAACGTTTGGACCAGGGTCATAAAGATCAGTTCATGGCGTGTGTTCTTGGCGATTTGTTCGTTGCCAGAGTTTCTTGCCTGCTTAGCGTTCTTCGCATTCCCCGAGAGCCCGCGTTTTCTTTTGTTGAAAGGCAGGAGAGAAGAGGCTCTTGAAGTTTTCAGGAAGATATACTCGGTGAACACCGGCAAGAATCCAGACACGTATCCA ATAAAAGATATCGATGACGAGCATTCCGTTGAGCTGGCGAGTAACAGTAAGATAAAGGACAAGTTACGTTCCTGCTGGCAACAGATCAAACCACTCTTTCTATCGCCAAACATTTTCAAGCTGATCGCAATCGGCATGATTCAACTGGGTGCCACGATAGG atCGAATTCGATTAGACTATGGATGCCACAATTATTCACAATGATGGAACAATTCAAGAATGACTATTCGAAATACGAATATTCGAGCTCGCAGCCGCGCTTCTGTTACATGTTAGGTCAACAAGGAGCCAATCATAGTTTCTCAACGAGTTTTGTAAACGAAACTCTAAATGCTGCCCACACATGCGTAccg GTGGAATTGAACTCAAAAGTGTTCATTAATTCTATCGTGATTGCGGTTACCGGTGTAATAGGATATACTTTGGCAGGCACGCTCATTACTGTAgtaggaaaaaagaaacttataG CAACTTGTTTCGTTGTAGCAGCTGCTTGTTGTGGCTCGCTTTACTGGGCTGAAGACACTAACAGTATTCTTGGTTTGTGTTCAGTTTTCGTAGCCATGTCGAGCATAGGTGGTGCCTGTGTCATAAACGTTATCGTCGATAATTTCCCTACGTGTTTAAG GACTATGGCAGTTAGTCTAACCATGATGGTAGGCAGAATTGGGGCGGTCATAGGCAACTTACTGTTTCCAGTGCTGTTTGACTTGTCCTGCTTGGGTCCCTTCGTTATGATTGGCTCTGCCTCTCTAG tatCGGCATTACTAGTGACCATCCTCCCACGTAAAAAATCGCAGAAGAATAAGCCAAAGCAGATTGCCTGA
- the LOC132914257 gene encoding synaptic vesicle glycoprotein 2B-like isoform X1 — protein sequence MMVFKRFFDMLSMFSYKYLRCEDAKSEESGPVDFERAITNAGYGKFNYLLLLAVLPASFSSIFSSSAMSYVLPSAECDLRLTMFDKGLLNSMTFAGMISTSFFWGFMTDTFGRKKIMFYGYMVAGIMSLTACFSHTSWLLILFKFLDGVIMSGPYAALMSYLAEVHNDAQRSRTYMWLGVFFSLGNISLPCIAWLIIPQKWTINVWTRVIKISSWRVFLAICSLPEFLACLAFFAFPESPRFLLLKGRREEALEVFRKIYSVNTGKNPDTYPIKDIDDEHSVELASNSKIKDKLRSCWQQIKPLFLSPNIFKLIAIGMIQLGATIGSNSIRLWMPQLFTMMEQFKNDYSKYEYSSSQPRFCYMLGQQGANHSFSTSFVNETLNAAHTCVPVELNSKVFINSIVIAVTGVIGYTLAGTLITVVGKKKLIATCFVVAAACCGSLYWAEDTNSILGLCSVFVAMSSIGGACVINVIVDNFPTCLRTMAVSLTMMVGRIGAVIGNLLFPVLFDLSCLGPFVMIGSASLVSALLVTILPRKKSQKNKPKQIA from the exons ATGATGGTGTTTAAACGATTCTTCGATATGCTTTCAATGTTTAGCTACAAGTATTTGCGAT GTGAAGACGCAAAGTCTGAGGAGTCTGGTCCCGTAGATTTCGAACGAGCAATAACTAATGCCG GCTATGGAAAATTCAACTACTTGTTGCTGTTGGCCGTGTTGCCCGCTAGTTTCTCCAGTATTTTCTCGTCATCGGCGATGTCGTACGTGTTACCATCGGCCGAGTGCGACTTGAGGCTCACCATGTTCGACAAGGGTCTACTCAACTCGATGACGTTCGCAG GTATGATCAGCACCTCATTTTTCTGGGGATTTATGACCGATACATTTGGTCGTAAGAAGATAATGTTTTACGGTTACATGGTCGCCGGAATCATGAGTTTGACGGCTTGTTTCTCGCATACTTCGTGgcttttaattttgttcaaGTTTCTCGATGGCGTAAT CATGTCCGGCCCGTATGCCGCTCTGATGTCTTATTTGGCAGAAGTGCACAATGATGCGCAGCGATCTCGAACCTACATGTGGCTAGGGGTGTTTTTCTCGcttggaaatatttctctaCCAT GCATCGCCTGGTTAATTATACCGCAAAAATGGACCATTAACGTTTGGACCAGGGTCATAAAGATCAGTTCATGGCGTGTGTTCTTGGCGATTTGTTCGTTGCCAGAGTTTCTTGCCTGCTTAGCGTTCTTCGCATTCCCCGAGAGCCCGCGTTTTCTTTTGTTGAAAGGCAGGAGAGAAGAGGCTCTTGAAGTTTTCAGGAAGATATACTCGGTGAACACCGGCAAGAATCCAGACACGTATCCA ATAAAAGATATCGATGACGAGCATTCCGTTGAGCTGGCGAGTAACAGTAAGATAAAGGACAAGTTACGTTCCTGCTGGCAACAGATCAAACCACTCTTTCTATCGCCAAACATTTTCAAGCTGATCGCAATCGGCATGATTCAACTGGGTGCCACGATAGG atCGAATTCGATTAGACTATGGATGCCACAATTATTCACAATGATGGAACAATTCAAGAATGACTATTCGAAATACGAATATTCGAGCTCGCAGCCGCGCTTCTGTTACATGTTAGGTCAACAAGGAGCCAATCATAGTTTCTCAACGAGTTTTGTAAACGAAACTCTAAATGCTGCCCACACATGCGTAccg GTGGAATTGAACTCAAAAGTGTTCATTAATTCTATCGTGATTGCGGTTACCGGTGTAATAGGATATACTTTGGCAGGCACGCTCATTACTGTAgtaggaaaaaagaaacttataG CAACTTGTTTCGTTGTAGCAGCTGCTTGTTGTGGCTCGCTTTACTGGGCTGAAGACACTAACAGTATTCTTGGTTTGTGTTCAGTTTTCGTAGCCATGTCGAGCATAGGTGGTGCCTGTGTCATAAACGTTATCGTCGATAATTTCCCTACGTGTTTAAG GACTATGGCAGTTAGTCTAACCATGATGGTAGGCAGAATTGGGGCGGTCATAGGCAACTTACTGTTTCCAGTGCTGTTTGACTTGTCCTGCTTGGGTCCCTTCGTTATGATTGGCTCTGCCTCTCTAG tatCGGCATTACTAGTGACCATCCTCCCACGTAAAAAATCGCAGAAGAATAAGCCAAAGCAGATTGCCTGA
- the LOC132914257 gene encoding synaptic vesicle glycoprotein 2B-like isoform X3: MYLYEYGHGMISTSFFWGFMTDTFGRKKIMFYGYMVAGIMSLTACFSHTSWLLILFKFLDGVIMSGPYAALMSYLAEVHNDAQRSRTYMWLGVFFSLGNISLPCIAWLIIPQKWTINVWTRVIKISSWRVFLAICSLPEFLACLAFFAFPESPRFLLLKGRREEALEVFRKIYSVNTGKNPDTYPIKDIDDEHSVELASNSKIKDKLRSCWQQIKPLFLSPNIFKLIAIGMIQLGATIGSNSIRLWMPQLFTMMEQFKNDYSKYEYSSSQPRFCYMLGQQGANHSFSTSFVNETLNAAHTCVPVELNSKVFINSIVIAVTGVIGYTLAGTLITVVGKKKLIATCFVVAAACCGSLYWAEDTNSILGLCSVFVAMSSIGGACVINVIVDNFPTCLRTMAVSLTMMVGRIGAVIGNLLFPVLFDLSCLGPFVMIGSASLVSALLVTILPRKKSQKNKPKQIA; the protein is encoded by the exons ATGTATTTGTACGAGTACGGACATG GTATGATCAGCACCTCATTTTTCTGGGGATTTATGACCGATACATTTGGTCGTAAGAAGATAATGTTTTACGGTTACATGGTCGCCGGAATCATGAGTTTGACGGCTTGTTTCTCGCATACTTCGTGgcttttaattttgttcaaGTTTCTCGATGGCGTAAT CATGTCCGGCCCGTATGCCGCTCTGATGTCTTATTTGGCAGAAGTGCACAATGATGCGCAGCGATCTCGAACCTACATGTGGCTAGGGGTGTTTTTCTCGcttggaaatatttctctaCCAT GCATCGCCTGGTTAATTATACCGCAAAAATGGACCATTAACGTTTGGACCAGGGTCATAAAGATCAGTTCATGGCGTGTGTTCTTGGCGATTTGTTCGTTGCCAGAGTTTCTTGCCTGCTTAGCGTTCTTCGCATTCCCCGAGAGCCCGCGTTTTCTTTTGTTGAAAGGCAGGAGAGAAGAGGCTCTTGAAGTTTTCAGGAAGATATACTCGGTGAACACCGGCAAGAATCCAGACACGTATCCA ATAAAAGATATCGATGACGAGCATTCCGTTGAGCTGGCGAGTAACAGTAAGATAAAGGACAAGTTACGTTCCTGCTGGCAACAGATCAAACCACTCTTTCTATCGCCAAACATTTTCAAGCTGATCGCAATCGGCATGATTCAACTGGGTGCCACGATAGG atCGAATTCGATTAGACTATGGATGCCACAATTATTCACAATGATGGAACAATTCAAGAATGACTATTCGAAATACGAATATTCGAGCTCGCAGCCGCGCTTCTGTTACATGTTAGGTCAACAAGGAGCCAATCATAGTTTCTCAACGAGTTTTGTAAACGAAACTCTAAATGCTGCCCACACATGCGTAccg GTGGAATTGAACTCAAAAGTGTTCATTAATTCTATCGTGATTGCGGTTACCGGTGTAATAGGATATACTTTGGCAGGCACGCTCATTACTGTAgtaggaaaaaagaaacttataG CAACTTGTTTCGTTGTAGCAGCTGCTTGTTGTGGCTCGCTTTACTGGGCTGAAGACACTAACAGTATTCTTGGTTTGTGTTCAGTTTTCGTAGCCATGTCGAGCATAGGTGGTGCCTGTGTCATAAACGTTATCGTCGATAATTTCCCTACGTGTTTAAG GACTATGGCAGTTAGTCTAACCATGATGGTAGGCAGAATTGGGGCGGTCATAGGCAACTTACTGTTTCCAGTGCTGTTTGACTTGTCCTGCTTGGGTCCCTTCGTTATGATTGGCTCTGCCTCTCTAG tatCGGCATTACTAGTGACCATCCTCCCACGTAAAAAATCGCAGAAGAATAAGCCAAAGCAGATTGCCTGA